In the Dysidea avara chromosome 14, odDysAvar1.4, whole genome shotgun sequence genome, CATTTATATGACAGTGAAACTACCTCAACAGATGGGGGATGTTATTCTATGATTAGATGTGCTGTGAATAGTAAGGTAGAATCCTTGCAAGAGCAACTGCAACTTGCAGAGGAAGGTGAGTATGAACAATATAATATACAATTGGAGGTATTTTTATGGTACAAAATTAGGCTTCAAGGAGATTGTTGAAATCTATTAGAGTAAACTGTGTAGTCTCAAGGAAGAACATACTGAACAACTGGAGGGACAAACGAAAGAATTAGAAGAAAAATATCAAAAGAAACTGGAGGAGGAAAGACAGCAAATGAAGAAAGAACTAAAGGACAAGTTGGAAGAGCAGAAAATTGAGATGGATAAAGAACAAAAGAAGATGGAAGAGGAACAACTATACAAGCAACAATGTGAATTTGCTATTAAAGAGGAAGACTACACCAAGAAGATTGATGAGCTGCAAGAATATTATGAGAATAAGCTGCATACTGTGATGGAAGAGCACAGCAAACATCTGAAGATAGTAGAGGAAGAATATAAAGAGGAGCTGAATGAGGAATGGAAAGAGTTGAAGGAAGAAATGGAAGTGAAGTTGGAGAGACAGAAAATAATGATGGATGAAGAAATTAAGAAGGTAGAAGAGGAATGCCAAACTAAGCAACAAGATGAAATTGCTCTTAAAGAATATGAATACAATGAGAAGATTATTGAGCTAGAGGAACGCTATGAGAAAAAGCTGCGTAATTTGAAAGAAGAGCAAGACGAACAACAAATGGAGAAACAGAGAAAGGAAATAAAGAAACAATATCAAGAGAAACTGGAGGAGGAAAGGAATACGATGAAGAAAGGCCTGCAAGTAACATTAAAGAATGAGAAAACAAGGACAGATGAAGAACAGAAGAAGGTGAAAGAACAACAGCAGCAGGAATTCACTATTAGGGAAGAAGAGTACAAGAAGAAGATTGATGAGCTACAAGAAAGGTATGAGAGTAAGCTGTGCAGCCTGAAGAAAGAACAGAACAAAAAATTGAAGGAACAAAGAGAAGAATTAGAGGAAGTATATCAAGAGAAACTGGAGGAGGAAAGAAATCATCTGAAGGAAGAACTAAAATTAAAATTGGAGGAGCAGAAAACAATGTATGAAGAGCAGAAGAGGATTGAAGAGGAACAGCGAAACAAGAGTACAAGAAGAAAATTGGTGAATCGGAGAAAGTTTACTGGAAGAAAGCAAAAGAACTAGCAGCAAAAGAGAGAAATATGAACAATTTGGAGAAAGAGTTTCAACATTTGATGGAGGATCAAGAGTGGAAGATTTGCGAAATTGAGCAAAAACACGAGAGGAAGGTACGCAGACTGCAGGAAGAATGGAGGCAGAAGTCAAACTAAAACAATTGTATTAAACTTGAAATTAAACATATTACATAGCTATAGGTcaaaaaacaaaataaaaatgctaaaaatcacaaaaacatattaaaaattttaaaagaatttGTATACTATTTGTGTGTTGTACGATTGCAACAATTAAAAGCATGCAAATGTTTTGGTCAAGCAATTTTACTCTAACCATGACATGTGTGGCTTTCATGTTCAGAAAAAGGCAATGTGCAATAGATTATTAGTATAGTACTGAACTGTAATAGTTGAAATGTTACAGATATTTgatcattacatcattaataccAGCCGTACTTTTCCTGCTTGTATTAATTCTCTTTTTAACATATAGTCTGTTGTTATGAAGATTGCATGCATGTATTCAGCTTTTGTACAATTAAAAATGACTGCAAGTTAATACTGTACACTGCAAATGTTTATACATGTATTTGAGATGGAATGTGGTGGGATACAACAGATTCTGAAGTGTGTGCTCTATTGAAAATTATTAACAGTGTCAAGTAAACGTACTGTCCTATATAGTTTTCATTTTACAGAGTGTACACATATGTGAGCTTCTTTgatttacaaaatacattagtgAAATTCTAAAACAGCTTGACTGTTAAAACTGAAAGACGCACCCACAAAGGTAAAAGTAAAGATCTAATATCTGGGGCTGCCAAGAATAAAATGTTATACATCTCACTATGATTAACAGAGATTTAACGTTAGACCTTTATATATTCGGTTTGCTATATTTTTCTAATTAACCTGTTAACTCTCCACGGGGACttataatgtagctgaatgctccaCAGAGAGACTTGTTACATTGTTAAACTATCCACAGGAACACTACATAGTTACTCTCTAAagggagacttgtaatgtaCTCTGCTGCTTGACTTGTATGTAACTGAAGTCTGCTGGGTGATTTGTAtagtaatgtagctgaactgtctacatggagacttgtagttgaactctctatatacagGAGGCTTGTaaggtagctgaactctctactaaaggttacttgtaatgtagctgaagtttctacagggaggcttttagtattagtattacaggtaaagaaggctcaaggagcctgttaAGCCTGAAAACAAATATATAATTAAATTGCATATAGCAAAAACTTTGAACTAACTGTAAGTAAGTATATACAacattataatttattatacaATGAAGTATACCAGAGAACTTTTAAAATCTATAGTGTGGGGGCACAGTGGCGATCCTAGACCTGATCAACAGGGGGgggcaagtagggaacagcataactattgttgtttggctatagtataaagtagaatttcaggggggtctgggggtgcaacccccagaagctgcaggatttttgcaatttaaaggcttgaaaacagcctaaaatttattctaaaaacatgaaaaatgctaaaaataacaatgccaatctatactgcaacttttccccaagattttttaaaagttattttttagcaggggggggggggggggcatggccccccctggcgcccccttagaatcgcctatgtgGGGGCATTAACTAGATGATTGGGTGAACTGTTCCAGTAGTTGATAGCTGTACAGCTTGAGTTTGTAATTGTGACCCCTAGTTGTTGATTAAGTTGTAGTAATTAATAACAAGTCTGATTGAAATGGTTGTGTAATATTATGGCTGGTAAAAGAACATTATCACATCTCCACGCAGTCTATGGTATTTAAGTTTAAAGTAGTGAGGCGATCATTGTTTGTGTGCAGTTTTGAAGATCATGGACCAACTTTGTGGCTCTTCTCTGTACTTTCTCTGTACGTTCTCTGTTTGTTCTTGATCTACGTACGTAGAATGTATTGCAGTCCCCAGATGATGTTGCCATAGCTACTCTAACAATATACGTTAAACATATAGTAATATGGTCAAAATACTGAAAGGTCTTGTGAATAACTGCTAGTCTGTTAGCTTTCTTGGCAACTGTGCAGTCGTATGGTTAACTTACAACATCACAAGATGTAATAGAAGTGGCATCAATTAAATATTCATCAAATCTGTAGTTGAGGTCTCTACTGAGTAACTTGTGATATTAGCTGCATGCACTATTATAATAAATATAGTACACTATATAGGTTAGCTGTAATGTAAccaaactctctactgggtgacttgtatgGGGGAATTAATTATTACAATACTGCATGTATCCTCTGCTGGAATGTATATGGTCAAGCAGACCTAAACCATATGCATTGTAATGTATATAAGCATTGTGGGGTATatgtatttaatagttatacccttgggcatatatatcgtGCAAATCCCTTGTGGCTATACCATTCAGGTCTGCTCACCTACTAGGTGAAGAAAGACAACCTGCATTCACcatattacttttatacagcGTTATGTAAATGTCGATGGTGTGTTTAAATTGTgtgcacaaaaaagaaatggctGTAGGTTTTGCTGGGTGTAGTGATACCATTGCTATCCAAATAGCCCACTTTGTGGATGCCTATAgtaaagtaacctaaggtgctatAATAAGTACTTATGAGAATGTATGGGCCATCCTGTCATGTGGTTGAAATGTGCTATGTAGAAAAATGATCCCCACATTgtgaaaatgattatttagttaCTATAGGCAGTATTAGTCCTTTATCCATTTGTGACCTTGTAAGATTTGGAAAATACCATGAGCAATAGAAGCAACCTCGTCCACTACTTGTCAAACTCAACCGATCCATTGATGTATCAGCGCTGTTGTTAAAAGCAAGATCTCTACCAAAAAACATTAGAATAAAACCAGACATGTCTCAAGCTGACAGGCTTGTTGAGTCTCTTCTTCTAAAAGAAAGATGGTCATTAATTCAAAACAGTATTGATCGCAAGGTCATCAAAATTCAAAGcaacaaaatttttgtgcacAAGAAACTTCATGGCCAAGTTATGAATTCAACTTTTGTTCTATCTCAGTCTCATCAGCTCATTCCAATGGACTCTTCCAGTAGCTAACTGACTATATCCAACAAGATTCCTGAATTTTTGTAGCTAACTAATCAGTTTAATtatagtgtatgtatgtgtgtatgtatgtacataattaagTCTTGTTAGGCTGCTGGTACAAGTTACAAGCAGACCCTTGGTAGTTCTCTACCATAaagtttaaataaataaattaaataaataaataaaatagccTTTCAAGAAGAATAGCTATGCCTATATCTATGTCCATGAATGAATAGCTTTTCAAGAAgaattgcatgcatgatgtcATGTGATTCATGGTACATAAAAGGTATAGAATTTTATAACTTCTAAGCAATTGGTATGGCAGGATGGTGCATGGGTCAGGAAGAAGTGGTTCAATTTCAACACACAACTGGTCTTTGTTCCTTAGATGAAAATTCAttatagttgactgttctattagagtatttcaatttttagcAGCTTCACATAACCTTCTGGTTAATTCCTGGAACAGATTAGCTCTTCCCTTCTtgttccatcttttcattgcccatgtgtACTTAAGATACAATTTCACCTGCACTGCATGTGGCTTCCACCAGCTCTCTAGCTAAATTATGGAGGGGGTACTTCAGCACCCCATGCACTTATATATGAGTGTGATTGTAAATTATGaaagcagctagctagctagctagcagtgtgCTCACACATATCTGTTGCTGGGACATTGTATATACATGCTGCAGTGACAACTGAGGTATGGAGATGAATGTGCTCATGTGTGATTCCACTGGTCCATACTACTAGAACTGCCTTGTTGGGATTTGGTCACTGAAAGCAGTCACTTGTATTACTACCATAATAAAAGAATCCTCAAAACAAATATCAAGTCTACAGTGAAACACACTAAACTGTAAAGATCCATGATGCATAGCAAATAATGATCCATCAGACTTTCACCATGAAGAGTTTACTTAAGAAAACTATCTGGCAGAAGATTTGTGATGGGAATTTCTCTGTAAACACACAGGAAGGCTTAGTTGGCACCTCGCCACATACTGTACTTATATAAAGGATTCTTTTAGCCACATCACTCGTCTTGTTGCTTGACATGTCATCAGACATCACATACTGAATATGGTAACAACACATAATATAATAGTGTTGTGAAGAAAATTTGATTGCTGGacaacacatacatgtacaataatggTGAAAAGTGCAAAAACAACTAGCTGGCTGACTTTAATATTGTAGCTAGGAATGATGTAGCTATGATAGATAAACACCTAAGCATAGCCTAAACACCTTTCTTAGTTAGAGCAGCAATTGACACTTATGCTTTATCAGTTTATGGCTTGGGGGAGCCATTATAGAACATAGATATTATAGCTTACGAAGCAATAATATCTATGATTAGAGCCTTACTGTAGAGGCGCTtgtgacattaattttataagcGCCAGTGCTTACAGTAAAAACCAATCGCTTTATTGATGCCATATGGGGAAACCAACTTGCTTTAAGCATCCTGTGCAAAGTCCTCTGTGTAGCTTGTTAAAGAATACCAATACGACGAGATTGATGATAGACGCGACGTGTTGCGTGTACATGGCAACGCTTTTTCTTGTGACGCAATGATGGCGTAAGTATCACGTGTACTTGCTGTTGCTATCAACGCGCGTCTTTAGTAAAGCGATTTCAAGCAAGTTTGTGCGAATTCTCTTTGCGATTTACTGTGGTGATTGTGACGGATATGTTACGTACAGTATTCAAAAAAGTTTCAACTTGGCTACCTTCCGTTTTAGGTAGGTGTGGCTATAAAGTACACTTGAACAGGTAGCTATGTTCATTTATTTGATAATTTGTTAGGTACAAGAAAGACGACTTTGAATACTTTCAGTCAGAGTAAGTTACAACAATTCAGACTTTTAGATATCATGTAAACTATTTACCTTTTTAATATAGCTGGTGACTTCGTGGGAGCTATAATTCCAAGTGATCATGTGTTGGATTATAAGCAATGGTGAGTTTATATGTAATTCTGGGTACTAGGGTTAACATTATTTTTATTACAGGGTTCTTTGTGTACCATTGGGTGCTTATTTTTTCTCTTTGTGTACCACCGCTGTAAAGGAGGTatgtttacacacacacacacacacacacacacacacacacacacacacacacacacacacacacacgagtgCAGTAGCACAGTATACTGGAAGCACAGCACAGCTCGACTAAAATATCCATGTAAGCAGCCATCAATCATACCGTACCAAACTAGTTGGTCACAAAACAATATGTCTTGCTTTCAAAAATAATGTCTGAATGTTTGCGTACTGAGCAGAAAATCACTGAAAAATCATGTGACCTCGTGAAAATGGCTGTCAGATACTGAAGTAAAGAGTGTTGAACTGTGCTATCGTGCTTGAGTTTAAGCAAGGCTTTTGCTACCGCACTTACCTAACAAAACACCGGGCAATCTGTGCACTTTATAATCAAGTATTTAATGTCAATCTTTACTATATTACCCAACAGAAGGGGTACTTACAGTCCATGTGAGGCACAAAAACAAGCAATTTGCATTTTTGCATGCTAACAAGAATGTTATATCAGTGGCCATAAGAGGaatatacaccattgtatgtAATAGTATATGTATGTCTACATAGtagatgtgtatgtgtgtatatgtccCTGGTTATACTATATACAGGTGGATACAAAGTCTAATTCTGACAACATGGAGTCAGATTTTGGAATGGATTTTTGCCAACGGTTATATGACAGCGAAACTACCTCAACAGATGAGGGATATTATTCTATGATTAGATGTGCTGTGAATAGTAAGGTAGAATCCTTGCAAGAACAACTGCAACTTGCAGAGGAAGGTGAGAATGAACAATATAATATACAATTggaaatatttttattttacaaaattagGCTTCAAGGAGATTGTTGAAATCTATGAGAGTAAACTGTGTAGTCTCAAGGAAGAACATACTGAACAACTGGAGGAACAAAAGAAAGAATTAGAAGAAGAATATCAAAAGAAACTGGAGGAGGAAAGACAGCAAATGAAGAAAGAGCTAAAGGACAAGTTGGAGGAGCAGAAAATTGAGATGGATAAAGAACAAAAGAAGATGGAAGAGGAACAACTATAcaagcaacaacagcaacaatgtgAATTTGCTATTAAAGAGGAAGACTACACCAAGAAGTTTGATGAGTTGCAAGAATACTATGAAAATAAGCTGCATACTGTGATGGAAAACCACAGCAAATATCTGAAAATAGTAGAGGAAGAATATAAAGAGGAGCTGAATGAGGAATGGAAAGAGTTGAAGGAAGAAATGGAAGTGAAGTTGGAGAGACAGAAAATAATGATGGATGAAGA is a window encoding:
- the LOC136243998 gene encoding golgin subfamily A member 6-like protein 22 yields the protein MIVTDMLRTVFKKVSTLLPSVLGTRKTTLNTFSQTGDFKGAIIPIDHVLDYKQWVFCVPLGAYFFSLCTTAVKEVDTKSNSDNMESGFGMDFCQHLYDSETTSTDGGCYSMIRCAVNSKVESLQEQLQLAEEGEYEQYNIQLESKLCSLKEEHTEQLEGQTKELEEKYQKKLEEERQQMKKELKDKLEEQKIEMDKEQKKMEEEQLYKQQCEFAIKEEDYTKKIDELQEYYENKLHTVMEEHSKHLKIVEEEYKEELNEEWKELKEEMEVKLERQKIMMDEEIKKVEEECQTKQQDEIALKEYEYNEKIIELEERYEKKLRNLKEEQDEQQMEKQRKEIKKQYQEKLEEERNTMKKGLQVTLKNEKTRTDEEQKKVKEQQQQEFTIREEEYKKKIDELQERYESKLCSLKKEQNKKLKEQREELEEVYQEKLEEERNHLKEELKLKLEEQKTMYEEQKRIEEEQRNKSTRKTTLNTFSQTGDFVGAIIPSDHVLDYKQWVLCVPLGAYFFSLCTTAVKEVDTKSNSDNMESDFGMDFCQRLYDSETTSTDEGYYSMIRCAVNSKVESLQEQLQLAEEGFKEIVEIYESKLCSLKEEHTEQLEEQKKELEEEYQKKLEEERQQMKKELKDKLEEQKIEMDKEQKKMEEEQLYKQQQQQCEFAIKEEDYTKKFDELQEYYENKLHTVMENHSKYLKIVEEEYKEELNEEWKELKEEMEVKLERQKIMMDEEIKKVEEEYQTKQQDEIALKEYEYNEKIIELEENYENKLQTLKEEQNEQMEKQRKEIKKQYQEKLEEERNTMKKGLQVTLKNEKTKIDEEQKKVEEQQQQQQQEFTIREEEYKKKIDELQESYESKLCSLKEDQNKKLEEQREILEAVHIKKLEEGRNQLKEELKVKLEEQKTMYEEQKRIEEEHQNKQPCEFALKEEEYEKKIGELEKAYWKKAKELAAKERKMNNLEKEFQHLMEDQEWKICEIEQKHERKVRRLQEEWRQ